From a single Pieris napi chromosome 7, ilPieNapi1.2, whole genome shotgun sequence genomic region:
- the LOC125051212 gene encoding uncharacterized protein LOC125051212 — MAVFDKWVALKIIEFLFCVACLVAKRVSTDDEARLALLLQKLSREWSLLNSITWDSSGSAFADAIYGGYVIITFGLIFARAFQEIPRGRRILEGILLGFGLLFFLVLGGLELASLDAIPDTLTVNAAVLGALSLAVAALFLLDLMGPRVYTATRPSQTDKTEPVKSPKSEKKVSILSQPSTNGHLPNDKQNGKLPERPKDLDLGKETKKADTPVFESPKSALSQLDDLDIDNLEKSKFGSLRNIEGGNYVRLSDPLVIPDRLHYEQELAKFNEKYFRDYLEYAESLEGKGKVVKEQYLPELQTPVLAKVKTGRLKDLYDEMSPVYEKKRQSKSPTRAKTVATPTLQQLEDYLKGSGRSRRADTPAIYPLERIEEKEVNDEGRASGTPTDPGYVQYTANRWPEKRELRTPRHSPTQ, encoded by the exons ATGGCAGTCTTCGATAAGTGGGTCGCGCTCAAGATTATCGAGTTT TTATTCTGCGTTGCATGCTTGGTTGCAAAGCGCGTATCGACTGACGACGAAGCACGACTGGCcttattattacaaaagcTATCTCGCGAATGGTCTTTGCTAAATTCTATCACTTGGGACTCTTCAGGGAGTGCATTTGCTGACGCTATATATGGAG GTTACGTGATTATCACATTTGGACTCATCTTCGCTCGAGCCTTTCAAGAGATACCTAGAGGACGCCGTATATTGGAGGGAATTCTCCTTGGTTTTGGGCTGCTGTTTTTCTTAGTTTTGG gtggtctagaGCTGGCTTCCCTAGACGCAATCCCAGACACTCTAACCGTAAATGCAGCAGTTCTTGGAGCTCTGTCACTGGCGGTAGCAGCCCTTTTCCTCCTCGATTTGATGGGCCCAAGGGTCTACACCGCCACAAGGCCCTCGCAGACAGATAAAACAGAACCTGTGAAGTCACCAAAAAGCGAGAAGAAAGTCTCAATTCTGTCACAGCCATCGACAAATGGTCATCTACCAAACGACAAACAGAATGGTAAACTTCCAGAAAGACCAAAAGACCTAGATTTAGGTAAAGAAACTAAAAAGGCAGATACTCCTGTATTTGAATCTCCCAAAAGTGCTTTATCACAACTTGATGATTTAGATATTGATAATTTGGAAAAATCTAAATTCGGGTcgttaagaaatattgaaggTGGAAACTATGTTCGATTATCTGACCCCTTAGTTATTCCAGACCGGTTACATTACGAGCAGGAGTTAGCAAAATTTAATGAGAAGTACTTCAGAGATTATTTAGAATACGCAGAGAGCTTAGAAGGAAAAGGAAAAGTGGTTAAAGAGCAGTACTTACCTGAGCTGCAGACACCTGTTCTTGCGAAGGTAAAGACAGGGCGATTAAAGGATTTGTACGATGAAATGTCACCGGTATATGAGAAGAAGAGACAGTCAAAATCACCTACTAGAGCCAAAACAGTTGCAACTCCCACTTTGCAACAGCTTGAAGACTACTTGAAAGGTTCTGGGAG GTCACGACGTGCAGATACGCCAGCCATCTATCCCCTAGAGCGAATAGAGGAAAAAGAAGTGAACGACGAGGGAAGAGCTTCCGGAACACCCACAGACCCAGGGTATGTCCAGTACACGGCAAATAGATGGCCAGAAAAGAGGGAGCTAAGAACACCAAGACATAGTCCAACGCAATGA